From a region of the Megalops cyprinoides isolate fMegCyp1 chromosome 13, fMegCyp1.pri, whole genome shotgun sequence genome:
- the LOC118788028 gene encoding 7-dehydrocholesterol reductase-like: MTATEPTVATQRRTKASSNGLGQAEKVDAGQWGRAWEVDWFSLISVVLLLCLAPFIVFFFVMACDQYECSVTQPLIDLYSGKATLLSIWNRAPSFTWAAAKIYAIWVSFQVVLYMLIPDVTHKFLPGYVGGVQDGARTPAGLINQYQINGLQAWIITHALWFVNAYHFHWFSPTIIFDNWTPLLWCTNILGYAVSTFVFLKAYFFPTNPEDCKFTGNFFYNYMMGIEFNPRIGKWFDFKLFFNGRPGIVAWTLINLSFAAKQQELYGQVTNSMILVNVLQALYVLDFFWNEAWYLKTIDICHDHFGWYLGWGDCVWLPFLYTLQGLYLVYHPVQLSTANAAGVLLLGLVGYYVFRMTNHQKDLFRRTGGNCKIWGRKPAYIECAYTSTDGQTHHSKLLISGFWGVARHLNYTGDLMGSLAYCMACGAGHLLPYFYIIYMTILLVHRCIRDEHRCHSKYDKDWTRYTNAVPYRLLPGLF; encoded by the exons ATGACGGCCACCGAGCCCACAGTGGCCACTCAGAGACGCACCAAGGCCAGCTCCAATGGGCTGGGGCAGGCTGAAAAGGTGGATGCAGGCCAATGGGGAAGAGCCTG GGAGGTGGACTGGTTCTCCCTCATCAGTGTggtcctcctcctctgcttgGCCCCATTCATAGTTTTCTTCTTTGTCATGGCCTGTGACCAGTATGAGTGCTCTGTCACCCAGCCTCTCATAGACCTGTACAGCGGCAAGGCCACTCTTCTGTCCATCTGGAACAGGGCCCCTTCCTTCACTTGGGCTGCCGCAAAGATCTATGCTATTTGGGTGTCATTCCAG GTGGTGCTCTATATGTTGATCCCTGATGTCACTCACAAATTCCTGCCTGGATATGTTGGTGGGGTTCAGGATGGAGCTCGCACTCCTGCAG GTCTTATAAACCAGTACCAGATCAATGGCCTGCAGGCTTGGATCATCACCCACGCCCTGTGGTTTGTCAATGCCTATCACTTTCATTGGTTCTCCCCAACCATCATCTTTGATAACTGGACccctctgctgtggtgcactaATATCCTTGGGTATGCTGTGtctacatttgtgtttttgaaggCCTACTTCTTCCCCACCAATCCAGAAGACTG taaATTCACTGGGAATTTCTTCTACAACTATATGATGGGAATTGAGTTCAATCCCCGCATTGGAAAGTGGTTTGACTTCAAGCTCTTCTTCAATGGGAGACCTGGAATTGTGGCCTGGACACTCATTAACTTATCTTTTGCTGCAAAGCAGCAGGAGCTCTATGGTCAAGTGACAAACTCCATGATCCTCGTCAATGTGCTCCAG GCATTATATGTCCTGGATTTCTTCTGGAACGAGGCCTGGTACCTGAAGACCATCGACATCTGCCATGACCACTTTGGCTGGTACCTGGGCTGGGGAGACTGTGTGTGGCTCCCCTTCCTCTACACACTGCAG GGCCTGTACCTGGTCTATCACCCAGTCCAGCTGTCCACTGCCAATGCCGCGGGAGTCCTCCTCCTGGGGCTGGTGGGCTACTACGTGTTCCGCATGACCAACCATCAGAAGGACCTCTTCCGGCGCACTGGGGGCAACTGCAAAATCTGGGGCCGCAAGCCGGCCTACATTGAGTGCGCCTACACCTCGACGGATGGCCAGACGCACCACAGCAAGCTGCTGATCTCGGGCTTCTGGGGCGTCGCACGCCATCTCAACTACACAGGTGACCTGATGGGATCGCTGGCCTACTGCATGGCGTGCGGGGCCGGCCACCTGCTGCCCTACTTCTACATCATTTACATGACCATCCTGCTGGTGCACAGGTGTATCCGAGATGAGCACCGCTGCCACAGCAAGTACGACAAGGACTGGACACGCTACACCAATGCAGTGCCGTACCGCCTGCTGCCTGGGCTCTTCTAG